A stretch of the Campylobacter concisus genome encodes the following:
- the gatA gene encoding Asp-tRNA(Asn)/Glu-tRNA(Gln) amidotransferase subunit GatA: protein MVTLKEALKFSAEEIKNLRAELEAKIIKEKELGAYVEQLANLEIAKLGEGVPIAIKDNIQVKGWNVTSASKILQGYVAPYNATVIEKLLSKNLAPFGRTNMDEFAMGSTTESSFYGKTLNPLNHAHVPGGSSGGSAAAVAAGLAVAALGSDTGGSIRQPAAFCGCVGFKPTYGRVSRYGLGAYSSSLDQIGPIAQNVEDAAILYDVIAGHDEKDSTSADVPFVSISDKIDSEKKLKICVVKNYVENASEQTKVALNLAIEKLKSHGHSVTYTNFEDSKYDVATYYIIATAEASANLSRYDGVRYGRRADAKNLKELYINSRSEGFGEEVKRRILLGTFVLSSGYYDAYYIKAQKARAHIKAQYERILEENDLIFMPVAPSTAYKFGAHSDPLQAYLSDIYTISVNLAGLPAISVPVGKDDLNLNISAQLIAKAWDEQTLINGAKSLENLIKG, encoded by the coding sequence GTGGTAACTTTGAAAGAAGCTTTAAAATTTTCAGCTGAAGAGATAAAAAATTTAAGAGCCGAGCTTGAGGCAAAGATCATAAAAGAAAAAGAGCTTGGCGCTTATGTCGAGCAGCTAGCAAATTTAGAGATTGCAAAACTAGGCGAGGGCGTGCCTATCGCTATAAAAGACAACATCCAGGTAAAAGGCTGGAATGTAACAAGTGCCTCAAAAATTTTACAAGGCTACGTAGCACCATATAATGCAACCGTAATAGAAAAGCTACTTAGTAAAAATTTAGCTCCATTTGGCCGCACAAATATGGACGAATTTGCGATGGGAAGCACGACTGAGAGCTCATTTTACGGCAAAACACTAAACCCACTAAATCATGCCCATGTCCCAGGTGGCAGTAGCGGTGGCTCAGCAGCAGCAGTCGCAGCTGGACTCGCAGTAGCTGCACTTGGTAGTGATACTGGTGGCTCGATCCGCCAGCCAGCGGCATTTTGTGGATGCGTAGGTTTTAAGCCAACTTACGGCAGAGTGAGCAGATACGGCCTTGGCGCCTACTCAAGCAGCCTTGATCAGATAGGTCCAATCGCTCAAAACGTAGAAGACGCAGCCATTTTATATGACGTGATCGCTGGGCATGACGAAAAAGATAGCACAAGTGCAGATGTACCGTTTGTGAGCATTAGTGACAAGATAGATAGCGAGAAGAAACTAAAAATTTGCGTTGTTAAAAACTACGTCGAAAACGCAAGCGAGCAGACAAAAGTTGCTTTAAATTTAGCCATTGAAAAGCTAAAATCACACGGTCACAGCGTAACTTATACAAATTTTGAAGACTCAAAATATGACGTCGCAACCTACTACATAATAGCAACTGCAGAGGCAAGCGCAAATTTAAGCCGCTACGATGGCGTAAGATACGGCAGACGCGCAGACGCTAAAAATTTAAAAGAGCTATATATTAACTCACGCTCTGAGGGTTTTGGTGAAGAAGTAAAAAGAAGAATTTTGCTTGGTACCTTTGTGCTAAGTAGCGGATATTACGACGCTTACTATATCAAAGCGCAAAAAGCAAGAGCGCATATAAAAGCTCAATACGAGAGAATTTTAGAAGAAAACGACCTTATATTTATGCCAGTAGCTCCGAGTACAGCCTATAAATTTGGAGCACACAGCGATCCACTTCAAGCATATCTAAGCGATATTTACACTATCAGCGTAAATTTAGCAGGCCTACCAGCTATCTCTGTGCCAGTTGGCAAAGATGATCTAAATCTAAATATAAGCGCACAGCTAATCGCAAAAGCATGGGATGAACAGACCTTGATAAATGGTGCCAAGAGCCTAGAAAATTTAATAAAAGGATAA
- the xseB gene encoding exodeoxyribonuclease VII small subunit encodes MEQKEQSFEEKLALADKILNDLNKDDVSLENSIKLHEQGKKLLNEAREILENAKLSIKQVDNE; translated from the coding sequence ATGGAGCAAAAAGAGCAAAGCTTTGAAGAAAAATTAGCTCTAGCAGATAAAATTTTAAACGATCTAAACAAAGATGATGTGAGCTTAGAAAATAGCATAAAGCTGCACGAACAGGGCAAAAAGCTACTAAATGAGGCAAGAGAAATTTTAGAAAACGCAAAACTTAGCATAAAGCAGGTGGATAATGAGTAG
- a CDS encoding MmcQ/YjbR family DNA-binding protein yields the protein MKRSDVERYIKEKFDVLGEQIFPRYPKFSAFRHKKNEKWFALLMEISASKLGLKSDEMTEVLNLKCSPDLAMVLVDEQQIFKAYHMNKKHWISVNLNSKISQKTVFDLIDESFSLSK from the coding sequence TTGAAACGAAGTGACGTTGAGAGATATATAAAAGAGAAATTTGACGTTTTAGGTGAGCAAATTTTCCCAAGATATCCAAAATTTAGTGCCTTTCGTCACAAGAAAAATGAGAAGTGGTTTGCACTGCTTATGGAGATAAGCGCTAGCAAGCTAGGTCTTAAAAGTGACGAGATGACCGAGGTTTTAAATCTAAAATGCAGCCCTGATCTAGCCATGGTGCTAGTTGATGAGCAGCAAATTTTTAAAGCCTATCACATGAATAAAAAGCACTGGATAAGCGTAAATTTAAACTCAAAAATCTCACAAAAAACAGTTTTTGACCTGATAGACGAGAGCTTTAGCTTAAGCAAATAA
- the metX gene encoding homoserine O-acetyltransferase MetX: MLDLQTRTIKFNEPLYLESGRILSNFKLIYETYGTLNADKSNVIVICHALTGSHHAAGTYAGDEKAGWWDGLIGSKKAVDTDKFYVICVNILGSCFGSTSPLSVDRSSGKEYRLNFPVLAISDVVKAQMRLFSELGITRARAVIGGSLGGMQALCYAIEFPEFAQDIIMLASTYQTKPWAIAFNKIAIEAILNDENFKNGEYDAEFIRKNGLKGMAYGRMAGHISFLSPDSMDKKFGRNYVETDGLYDLFGHFQVDRYMEYNGYNFPKRFDPLSYLYIVKMMNIFDCTRHYDSLKDALAPIKANLHLIAFKGDLLFPPSCMREIYDALCEMGRGTKTNFIEIDSNYGHDAFLVEIEKFDGYIKNILKG, translated from the coding sequence GTGTTAGACCTGCAAACTAGAACTATTAAATTTAACGAGCCACTCTATCTTGAGAGTGGCCGTATACTATCAAATTTTAAGCTTATTTATGAGACTTACGGCACGCTAAATGCTGATAAAAGCAACGTTATCGTGATCTGCCACGCACTAACAGGCTCACACCACGCAGCTGGCACCTACGCAGGCGATGAGAAAGCTGGCTGGTGGGACGGGCTAATAGGCAGCAAAAAAGCGGTTGATACGGATAAATTTTACGTTATTTGCGTAAATATCTTAGGCTCGTGTTTTGGCTCGACCTCGCCGCTAAGCGTTGATCGAAGTAGCGGCAAAGAGTATAGGCTAAATTTCCCAGTCCTTGCTATAAGTGATGTGGTAAAGGCGCAGATGAGGCTATTTAGCGAGCTTGGCATCACGAGGGCAAGAGCTGTGATAGGTGGCAGTCTTGGCGGTATGCAGGCACTTTGCTATGCTATCGAGTTTCCAGAATTTGCGCAAGATATCATAATGCTTGCAAGCACCTATCAGACTAAGCCTTGGGCGATAGCGTTTAATAAAATCGCCATCGAAGCCATTTTAAATGATGAAAATTTCAAAAACGGCGAATATGACGCAGAATTTATAAGAAAAAATGGGCTAAAAGGTATGGCTTACGGCAGGATGGCAGGGCATATCAGCTTTTTAAGCCCTGATAGCATGGATAAAAAATTTGGACGCAACTACGTCGAAACCGACGGCCTTTACGATCTTTTTGGACATTTTCAGGTCGATCGCTACATGGAGTATAACGGCTACAACTTCCCAAAGAGGTTTGACCCGCTAAGCTACCTATATATCGTAAAGATGATGAATATCTTTGACTGCACAAGGCACTACGATAGCCTAAAAGACGCCCTTGCGCCGATCAAAGCAAATCTGCATCTAATCGCTTTCAAAGGCGATCTACTCTTTCCGCCAAGCTGCATGAGAGAAATTTATGACGCACTTTGCGAGATGGGCAGAGGTACAAAGACAAATTTTATAGAGATAGATAGCAACTACGGGCACGACGCCTTTTTGGTCGAGATAGAAAAATTTGATGGATATATAAAAAATATATTAAAAGGATAG
- the ileS gene encoding isoleucine--tRNA ligase: protein MDYKETLLLPETNFPMRGNLPQNEPQRLKSWYEERKVYEKMKKNRQKAVKNFNIHDGPPYANGHLHIGHALNKILKDIITKTHYFYGENVHYVPGWDCHGLPIEQQVEVKLGDKKKELSKVEIRELCRQHAREFIDIQRNEFKSLGIIGDFENPYMTMKFEFEADIYKALCEIAKKGLLIERSKPVYWSWAARSALAEAEVEYEEKEDYSIYVAFELDGDALEKLGVKEASAVIWTTTPWTLPANQAISLKPDEIYVLTAENLIFAKPLLESVVQSGLSKGEIKKEFKSSLLENTHAINPLNGRKSRFLLGDHVMMDGGTGLVHTAPGHGEDDYYVCLKYGFSEILMPVDDGGCYDESLKHHGLFRSDVVDEFVGMHIFKANEKILELLGKSLLSVSKFRHSYPFCWRTHKPVIYRATKQWFIAMDEAKLGGKTLRQTALKELEKVKFYPSVGIKRIGSMIENRPDWCISRQRDWGVPIAFFRDKATKEVIFDSEILDHIVAIFKEKGADAWWALSIDELLPKGTKYKAENLEKVMDILDVWFDSGSTWHAVLQSDNYDAGKYPASMYLEGSDQHRGWFQSSLLVSTAINSHAPYESILTHGFTVDAKGEKMSKSKGNVIAPQDVAKTHGVEILRLWVGMSDYSSDLKISEDILKQISEQYRKIRNTIRFLLANVNDLESLNTEFNILDKWILARAKKVFDEASACFRNYDFSKGFNILLNFLSADLSGVYLDVCKDRLYCDAKDAPRRRSAQSAMAIITKALLPLIAPTLTYTVDEVMDYAPKIIKGEAKDAFDLVYEPIIFDLSFEDELLFASREKFNEIVDVLKKDKKIKSTLELSLETTSHSITSYDEREVADLYMVSSVRAYDDSEPLAEFELEGDKFKIIASNLHKCPRCWKFNASKEDALCPRCEEVISAK, encoded by the coding sequence ATGGACTACAAAGAGACACTTTTACTCCCAGAGACAAATTTCCCGATGCGCGGAAATCTCCCACAAAATGAACCACAAAGACTAAAATCATGGTACGAAGAGCGCAAGGTTTATGAAAAAATGAAAAAAAACCGCCAAAAAGCGGTTAAAAACTTCAACATCCACGACGGCCCTCCGTATGCAAACGGCCATCTTCACATCGGCCACGCGTTAAATAAAATTTTAAAAGATATCATCACAAAAACGCACTATTTTTACGGCGAAAATGTCCACTACGTGCCAGGCTGGGACTGCCACGGCTTGCCGATCGAGCAACAAGTTGAAGTAAAGCTTGGCGATAAGAAAAAAGAGCTTAGCAAGGTCGAGATCAGGGAGCTTTGCAGGCAGCACGCGAGAGAATTTATAGACATTCAGCGCAATGAATTTAAAAGCCTTGGCATCATCGGTGACTTTGAAAATCCATACATGACGATGAAATTTGAGTTTGAGGCCGACATCTACAAAGCACTTTGCGAGATCGCTAAAAAGGGGCTTTTGATAGAAAGAAGCAAGCCAGTTTATTGGAGCTGGGCGGCTAGATCGGCGTTAGCTGAAGCTGAAGTCGAGTATGAGGAGAAAGAGGACTACTCTATTTACGTAGCATTTGAGCTTGATGGCGACGCGCTAGAAAAGCTTGGCGTAAAAGAGGCAAGCGCTGTCATCTGGACAACTACGCCTTGGACACTTCCAGCAAATCAAGCCATAAGTCTAAAACCAGATGAAATTTATGTGCTAACGGCTGAAAATTTGATATTTGCAAAGCCACTACTTGAAAGCGTTGTGCAAAGTGGTCTAAGTAAGGGCGAGATCAAAAAAGAGTTTAAATCAAGCCTGCTTGAAAATACTCACGCGATAAATCCACTAAACGGCAGAAAGTCACGATTTTTACTAGGCGATCACGTTATGATGGATGGTGGTACTGGACTTGTTCACACAGCTCCAGGACACGGCGAAGACGACTACTACGTATGTTTGAAGTATGGCTTTAGCGAAATTTTGATGCCAGTTGATGATGGTGGCTGCTACGATGAGAGCCTAAAACATCACGGACTATTTAGAAGCGACGTGGTAGACGAGTTTGTCGGCATGCACATCTTTAAAGCAAATGAGAAAATTTTAGAGCTACTTGGTAAAAGCTTGCTTAGCGTCTCTAAATTTAGGCACTCTTATCCATTTTGTTGGAGAACGCATAAGCCTGTCATTTATAGAGCCACAAAGCAGTGGTTTATAGCTATGGACGAGGCTAAACTAGGTGGAAAAACGCTTAGACAAACAGCGCTAAAAGAGCTTGAAAAGGTTAAATTTTACCCAAGTGTGGGCATAAAAAGAATAGGCTCTATGATAGAAAATCGCCCAGACTGGTGCATCTCTCGTCAGCGTGACTGGGGCGTGCCGATCGCATTTTTCAGAGATAAAGCGACAAAAGAAGTTATATTTGATAGTGAAATTTTGGACCACATCGTGGCTATCTTTAAAGAAAAAGGCGCTGATGCGTGGTGGGCGCTAAGTATAGATGAGCTTTTACCAAAAGGCACAAAATACAAGGCTGAAAATTTAGAAAAAGTGATGGACATCCTTGATGTTTGGTTTGATAGTGGCTCGACATGGCATGCAGTCTTGCAAAGCGACAACTACGACGCTGGCAAATACCCTGCAAGCATGTATCTTGAGGGCTCAGATCAGCACCGCGGCTGGTTTCAAAGCTCGCTTCTAGTAAGCACAGCTATAAATTCTCACGCACCTTATGAGAGCATACTAACTCACGGCTTTACAGTCGATGCTAAGGGCGAAAAGATGAGCAAGAGCAAGGGCAACGTCATCGCTCCACAAGACGTGGCCAAAACTCACGGCGTGGAAATTTTACGCCTTTGGGTTGGCATGAGTGATTACTCAAGCGACCTAAAAATAAGCGAAGATATATTAAAGCAAATAAGCGAGCAATACCGCAAAATCCGCAACACGATCCGCTTTTTACTAGCAAACGTAAATGACCTTGAGAGCCTAAATACAGAGTTTAACATTCTTGATAAATGGATATTAGCACGCGCTAAAAAGGTCTTTGACGAGGCGAGCGCTTGCTTTAGAAATTACGACTTTTCAAAGGGCTTTAACATCCTTTTAAATTTCCTATCAGCCGATCTTAGTGGCGTCTATCTTGACGTTTGTAAAGATAGGCTCTACTGCGACGCAAAAGACGCTCCAAGAAGAAGATCAGCCCAAAGCGCGATGGCGATCATCACAAAGGCACTTTTGCCACTCATCGCTCCAACGCTTACTTACACCGTCGATGAGGTGATGGATTATGCTCCAAAGATCATCAAAGGCGAGGCAAAAGACGCGTTTGATCTAGTCTATGAGCCGATCATTTTTGACCTTAGTTTTGAAGATGAGCTGCTTTTTGCTAGCAGGGAGAAATTTAACGAGATCGTGGATGTTCTTAAAAAGGATAAAAAGATAAAGTCAACCCTAGAGCTAAGCCTAGAGACCACAAGTCACAGCATCACAAGCTACGACGAGCGCGAAGTGGCTGATCTTTACATGGTAAGCTCAGTTAGAGCTTACGATGATAGCGAGCCGTTAGCTGAGTTTGAGCTGGAGGGTGATAAATTTAAGATCATAGCAAGCAACCTTCACAAATGCCCAAGGTGCTGGAAATTTAACGCTAGCAAAGAAGATGCGCTATGCCCAAGATGCGAAGAGGTCATAAGTGCTAAGTGA
- the guaB gene encoding IMP dehydrogenase yields MKIVKRALTFEDVLLVPQYSEILPKQVDVKTRISKNVTLNIPIVSAAMDTVTEHRTAIMMARLGGIGVIHKNMDVESQAKEVKRVKKSESGVIIDPIFINPEATVAEALSLMSDLHISGVPVIDKDRKLIGILTNRDLRFETNMSTLVKDRMTKAPLITAPKGCTLDDAEKIFSQNRVEKLPIVDKDGKLDGLITIKDLKKRKEYPNANKDSYGRLRVAAAIGVGQIERAKALVDAGVDVIVIDSAHGHSKGIIDTLKEVKANFNVDVVAGNIANPAAVKDLAKAGADGIKVGIGPGSICTTRIVAGVGVPQISAIDDCASEAAKYGIPVIADGGLKYSGDVAKALAAGAACVMAGSLLAGCEESPGELITFQGRQYKVYRGMGSIGAMTKGSSDRYFQEGTAQDKLVPEGIEGRVPFAGSIKDVIHQLIGGLRSAMGYVGAKDIPTLQERAEFVEITSAGLKESHVHDVVITHEAPNYKVN; encoded by the coding sequence ATGAAGATAGTAAAGAGAGCTTTAACATTTGAGGATGTGCTTCTTGTACCGCAATACTCTGAAATTTTGCCAAAGCAAGTTGATGTAAAAACCAGGATCAGCAAAAATGTAACGCTAAATATCCCGATCGTCTCTGCTGCGATGGATACGGTGACTGAGCATAGAACTGCTATCATGATGGCAAGGCTCGGCGGTATCGGCGTCATCCACAAAAATATGGACGTCGAAAGCCAAGCAAAAGAGGTCAAACGCGTCAAAAAAAGCGAAAGTGGCGTCATCATCGATCCTATCTTTATAAATCCAGAAGCAACCGTGGCCGAAGCTCTAAGCCTTATGTCAGATCTTCATATTTCAGGCGTTCCAGTCATCGACAAAGACCGCAAACTAATAGGAATTTTAACAAACCGCGATTTGAGATTTGAGACAAATATGAGCACTTTGGTAAAAGACCGCATGACAAAAGCACCGCTTATCACTGCACCAAAGGGCTGCACGCTTGATGATGCGGAGAAAATTTTCTCTCAAAATAGAGTTGAAAAACTACCTATCGTCGATAAAGACGGCAAGCTTGACGGTCTTATCACTATAAAAGATCTAAAAAAACGTAAAGAGTATCCAAATGCAAACAAAGACAGCTACGGCAGACTTCGCGTGGCTGCGGCTATCGGTGTTGGTCAGATAGAGCGTGCTAAAGCGCTAGTTGATGCTGGCGTAGATGTCATCGTCATCGACTCAGCTCACGGCCACTCAAAGGGTATTATTGATACTTTAAAAGAGGTAAAGGCAAATTTTAATGTCGATGTCGTAGCTGGCAATATCGCAAACCCAGCGGCTGTAAAAGACCTAGCAAAAGCAGGAGCTGATGGCATAAAAGTGGGCATCGGACCAGGTTCTATTTGTACCACAAGGATCGTTGCTGGCGTTGGCGTGCCTCAAATTTCAGCTATTGACGACTGCGCAAGCGAAGCAGCAAAATACGGCATCCCAGTTATCGCTGACGGCGGACTAAAATACTCAGGCGACGTGGCAAAAGCCCTTGCAGCAGGGGCAGCTTGCGTTATGGCTGGTAGCTTGCTTGCAGGTTGCGAAGAGAGCCCGGGCGAGCTTATAACATTCCAAGGTCGCCAGTATAAAGTATATCGCGGTATGGGCTCAATAGGCGCTATGACAAAGGGCAGCTCGGACCGCTACTTCCAAGAGGGCACCGCTCAAGACAAGCTTGTGCCTGAGGGCATCGAAGGCCGTGTGCCATTTGCTGGTAGCATAAAAGATGTGATCCATCAGTTAATAGGCGGCCTAAGAAGCGCTATGGGCTATGTCGGTGCAAAAGATATCCCAACTCTTCAAGAAAGAGCTGAATTTGTTGAGATAACAAGCGCAGGACTAAAAGAGAGCCACGTCCACGACGTAGTTATCACTCACGAGGCACCAAACTACAAAGTTAATTAG
- a CDS encoding carbon-nitrogen hydrolase family protein, with translation MSRICALQLPTQPLSEARLDYYLKICADENARLVVLGEYVLNSFFKELISMPKSLIKEQSERKKEALFAMAKKYDLNIVAPIVNLKGKEIFKSLAKFTPTQVKLYDQQILMPYAHWNEVKFFNNTSDELNLPVFTYDKFKVGVMFGFEAHFDVCWAYMSAKKVDIVLVPTACTFFSQARWEELLKVRAFTNNVYVLRVNRVGSHKSDDEQWSFYGDSMLINPFGEVKNRLGKNEEMMIDELSKKELSEARNTWGFMQIEAKFKR, from the coding sequence ATGAGTAGAATTTGTGCTCTTCAGCTACCAACGCAGCCTTTAAGTGAGGCAAGGCTTGATTATTATCTAAAAATTTGTGCGGACGAAAACGCAAGACTTGTTGTGCTTGGTGAATATGTGCTAAATAGCTTTTTTAAAGAGCTCATTAGCATGCCAAAAAGCCTTATAAAAGAGCAAAGTGAGCGCAAAAAAGAGGCTCTTTTTGCAATGGCAAAAAAGTATGATCTAAATATTGTTGCACCCATTGTAAATCTAAAAGGCAAGGAAATTTTTAAAAGTCTAGCCAAATTTACCCCAACACAAGTAAAGCTATATGATCAGCAAATTCTCATGCCTTACGCTCACTGGAACGAGGTGAAATTCTTTAATAACACAAGCGATGAGCTAAATTTGCCTGTCTTTACCTATGATAAATTTAAAGTTGGCGTCATGTTTGGCTTCGAGGCGCACTTTGATGTGTGCTGGGCCTATATGAGCGCTAAGAAGGTTGATATAGTGCTCGTGCCAACAGCTTGTACATTTTTTTCTCAGGCGCGCTGGGAGGAGCTTTTAAAGGTTAGAGCCTTTACAAATAACGTCTACGTGCTGCGCGTAAACCGTGTAGGAAGCCACAAAAGTGACGACGAGCAGTGGAGTTTTTATGGCGATTCGATGCTTATTAATCCGTTTGGTGAAGTTAAAAATAGGCTTGGTAAAAATGAAGAGATGATGATAGATGAGCTTAGCAAAAAGGAGCTTAGCGAGGCTAGAAACACTTGGGGTTTTATGCAGATAGAGGCGAAATTTAAAAGATAA
- the murC gene encoding UDP-N-acetylmuramate--L-alanine ligase → MKKVHFIGIGGIGISAIARFLHEKGHKISGSDIKESKTTLELQNEGIEVITPHCKEAIKDQDFVVYSAAIKEDNIELVEARRKGIKCFSRKEILPYVLEDKCVFAVAGAHGKSTTSAMLASLIEGSVIIGAISKQFGSNMRYAKSDNVVFEADESDSSFLNSNPYLAIVTNAEPEHMEHYDYDLAKFYAAYKGFLERARVRVINAEDEFLSTLKLDAIRLYPSTDITELTMVVRDYQPYTSFNLKNLGKFEAFGMGEHIAIDASLAILAAMHETPLKDIRENLLNFKGIKKRFDILSANKNFVLIDDYAHHPTEIKATLKSVFEYAKILGINSVTAIFQPHRYTRLSTNLPGFKECFKGVDELVILPVYAAGENPIEVDMKSEFSEYNPIFTDKVERVEEGIEFTDEFGVKNRLSDGIVVGFGAGDISVQLRGGY, encoded by the coding sequence ATCAAAAAAGTCCATTTCATAGGCATCGGCGGCATCGGTATCTCAGCCATCGCTAGATTTTTACACGAAAAAGGCCACAAGATAAGTGGTAGTGACATCAAAGAGAGCAAGACGACTCTTGAGCTTCAAAATGAAGGCATTGAGGTCATCACACCGCACTGTAAAGAGGCGATAAAAGACCAAGACTTCGTAGTCTATTCGGCTGCGATAAAAGAGGACAACATCGAGCTAGTGGAGGCCAGACGAAAGGGCATAAAGTGCTTTTCAAGAAAAGAAATTTTGCCTTATGTGCTTGAAGATAAGTGCGTCTTTGCAGTAGCTGGCGCACATGGCAAGAGCACGACTTCAGCGATGCTAGCAAGTCTTATTGAGGGTTCAGTCATCATCGGCGCCATCTCAAAGCAGTTTGGCTCAAATATGCGCTACGCCAAAAGCGATAACGTCGTATTTGAGGCGGATGAGAGCGACTCAAGCTTTCTAAACTCAAACCCATATCTAGCCATCGTCACAAATGCAGAGCCAGAGCACATGGAGCATTACGACTACGATCTAGCTAAATTTTACGCAGCCTACAAGGGCTTTTTGGAGCGCGCGAGAGTTAGGGTGATAAACGCTGAGGACGAGTTTTTAAGTACGCTTAAGCTTGATGCGATCAGGCTTTATCCAAGCACCGACATCACGGAGCTTACGATGGTGGTAAGAGACTATCAGCCATACACCAGCTTTAATCTTAAAAATTTAGGCAAATTTGAAGCCTTTGGCATGGGCGAGCACATCGCCATAGACGCATCTTTAGCTATCCTTGCTGCGATGCACGAGACGCCGCTAAAAGACATCAGAGAAAATTTACTAAATTTTAAAGGCATCAAAAAGCGTTTTGACATACTTAGCGCAAACAAAAATTTCGTCCTAATAGATGACTACGCGCACCATCCAACCGAGATAAAAGCAACACTAAAATCAGTCTTTGAATACGCCAAAATTTTAGGCATAAACAGCGTCACAGCGATATTTCAGCCACACCGCTACACAAGACTTAGCACAAATTTACCTGGCTTTAAAGAGTGCTTTAAGGGTGTTGATGAGCTTGTCATCTTGCCAGTTTATGCAGCTGGAGAAAATCCGATCGAAGTTGATATGAAGAGCGAGTTTAGCGAGTATAACCCAATCTTTACTGATAAGGTCGAAAGGGTTGAAGAGGGGATTGAATTTACAGATGAATTTGGCGTAAAAAACCGCCTAAGTGACGGCATCGTAGTTGGCTTTGGAGCGGGCGATATCAGCGTACAGCTAAGGGGCGGATATTAA